The window AGCGGACACGCATCTGCGACCTCGGCTACCTGCGCACGGCGTACAAGCGCGAGGACGGCCGTATCGACTATCGCTGCCCTGCGGAGCCGAAGAAGGACTGGATCCGCAAGGGTGGCGCGCCGGAGGACGCAGAGGGACGCAAGTGTCTGTGCAACGGCCTGATGGCGAACATCGAGCTGCCGCAGACCCGGGAGGAGGGCGACGAGCGCGCCCTGCTCACGACGGGCAACGAGCTCGCGAACATGCGGCCGTTCCTCGGAGATCGGACGTCGTACTCGGCGGATGACGTGATCGACTACCTGACCGAGCTGGTCGGGGATCGTCGTGCGGACGCGGCTTACGCGTCCGGCTCGTCGGTATCGGCTCGCGCCGCGGAGATCGTCGCGTCGTAGATCCGCCAGGCGCGCTGCTCTGCGGTCGCGCCGTCCACGTTGCTTCGTCGCAGCGTATAGGTGCCCTCGAAGTGCTGCCGCTCACCCTCCGTGGTGACGGCCCGCACGACGACGGGCACCTCGACGTATACGGACCCTGCGGCGCCCTGCACGTCGGTCGGTGTCCCGACGTCCGCCTGCACACTCGCGGTTTCTGCGTACCCGCGCGTGAACTCCTGCAGCGTCTGCCCGCTCGCCGCACCGTCGTTGCTCCAGAGCCGATACGCGCGCGCATACTCGCCCGCCGCGATCGCCTGGTAGTAGCTGCGGATGACCGCGGCGGCCTGTTGCGGGTCGGCCTCGCCGGCGTCCGCACCGTCGTCCGGCGCCGTCTCCGTATCGGACGCCCCGGCGCCGGGATCCGCGCCCGGCGCGGACACTCCGCCGGCCCGTGCGGCGCCGTTCTCCTGCTCGAAGCCGCTGATCCGCCAGCCGTCGCCACTGTCGAGGCGAATGGTCACTGGTTCGCGCAGTGCATCATTCCCTGTCGCGTCGGTGCTCGTCGCATACACGATCTCCCCCTGCACGACGCACGCGTCCCCTGCAGCAGCGGACGACGCCACCTCGATGTGGTCCGGCCACGGGCTCGACGTGAGCCTGCCGGGCGCCGTTGCAGGATCATCGATCCATTGCTCCAGCAGCGCGGGCGTGACCAGCGCGCCGTAGTGCTCCCGCAGCGAGGCATCGAGCAGTGAATCGGGCGCGAGCAGCGAGACCTGCTGCAGTGAGCGCCCGAAGCGGTCGATCAGAGCCTGCGCCTCGGCATCGAGGCAGCCGGCGCCTCGAGTACTCGACGTGTCGCCAGGTGCGTCATCCGTGTTCTCTGCGTCGCCGCAGCCGGCGAGCGCGAGGGCGAGGAGGAGGGCTGTTGCGGCGTGGATGCAGGCGTGCGGACGTCGCATTGCTGAATCACCTCCGGATGCAGGAGCGATGAGCGGGCGAGGGTGTGCAACGTTTCCCGCTGCAGGATGATCACGTACCCGTTTCTGTGACGTACGACGCGCCCGCTATCCTACAGCGCCTCGCCCTGGCATTCCGGACACTGGATCGCGAGGTAGCGAAGCCAGGAGACGACCTCGTCGGGCTCGATGAAGGCATGGTCGTCGCCTGCGGGCTCGACCACGAACAGCTCGCCCCACTGGTCTGCGATGAGAACGGCTGGTGCCGGGATGCCCGCGGCGGCGAGTTCATCGCTCGCGTGCGTGGCGATGAGTCGGCCGTCCCACTCCTCCATTTCGGTCTGCACCCGTGCCAGCCCGTCGAGGTATGCCGCGCATGTTTCGCAGCCGGGGTGCACCGTTACGAGCACGGTTGCGAGCCTGCCCGGCCGGCGCAGCGGCACGAGCGCGTCACCGTCCAGCGGCTGAACCTGGATCAGTGGAAGTCGTTTGCCTGTCTCGAGTGAAGCCGCTATGGCCATGCTACTCCCCCTTCAGTGCTTCCGTCGGCTGGATCCGCAGTGCACGACGAGCGGGCAACACGCATGCCGCGATGCCCGCGAGAAGCATCAGTACTGCCACTCCTGCGACGAGAGGCAGACCATTCGGATCCTCGAGTACCGCAAAACTCACGAGCACCGCACCGATCACGATGCCGAGCCCGATCTGGAGCAGGGCGCGTGAGAAGATCGAGCGGAGGATGCGACGCGGATCCGCACCCAGTGCCGCGCGCACCGCGATCTCACGCGTACGCCGGGATACGGTGAACGACAGCAGCGCGTACGTGCCGTTCAGCGCAAAAAGCAGGATGACCAGTGCGATCGCAGTGACGAGGCCGCCGAGCAGGAGATTTCCACGCTCGACCGGTCGCCACTGCGCGTCGAGCGACATCAGGTTCTGCACGTTCAGGTCGGGATCGATGGCGCCGACGATATCGTGGATGCGCGGCGTCAGCGTGGCGGGGGGCACCGACGTACGCGCGAAGAGCTGCAGCCCGGCGAGGCGGGACGAGTCGAGAGGGACGAAGATCGCTACGCCCGATCCAGGTCCGATCGCCTCCTCCGCACCCCGCACGACGCCAACGACCTCGTACCAGCGCAGCCCTGCCTCCCCGTTCAGCTTCGGGTAACGGAAGCGCTGGCCGAGCGGTGACCCCGCCAGGTTCTCGCCCGCCCATTCCTCGTCGACGATGGCCACCCGCGGCTCGTCCGTATAGTCGCCGGTGCCGAACCCCCGTCCGGCGATGACACGCATGTTCATCACACGGAAATACTCCGGGTCGATCTCCAGCGTGCGCGTCACCTTGACTTCGCTGCTGTCCGCTTCGAACAGCAGGTCATCGACGGGATGGTTGAAGCCGGGCAGCCAGCTCGCGAATGCGACCGCCTGGATGGACGCCTCCGCGAGCAGCCGGCGGCGCAGCTCGTCCCGTCTGCCTGCGTCTGCTCCCTGTGCCGCTGCGGAGTCGGCAGCGGGGGCCGGGTCGGCCGAGTCTTCAAGGTTCGAGGCACTCGCGATACGGCCCGTCAGGTATTCCTCCGCAGGAAAGACGGCGGCACTGCCCGTCGATGCGATTGCGCCCTGCGCCATCGTGAATGCAATCGGCAGGAAAGCCACACAGAGCGCCACCTGCAGCACGATCATTCCGGTCGAGATCGCGCCGAACCGCAGCCCCGCGGCACCGCCTCCCGCGCTGGTCAGGTGCTGGCGCAGGCGGGGGCCGGTCGCCTTGAGCGCAGGGATGCCGCCGATCATGAGCGCCGCGACCACTGCGAGCAGCCCCCCGTACGCGAGGGTCTGCCACGACAGGCCGCCGTCGAACCAGTACGGCGGGCGCGACTGCTGCACCTCCCAGAAGATCGGCATGCCATGCTCCATGCCGTACCACGTCATCGCGAGCCCCAGCGCCACTCCCGCCGTCGTGAGCACGAGTGCTTCCGCAACGAGCTGTGCGACGATGCGCCCCCGGCTCGCGCCGATCGCGCTGCGCAGCGCAATCTCGTTCATTCGCGTCGACGTCCGCGCGATGACCAGCGACGCAACGTTGCCGCACACCACCACGAGAAACAGCAGGAACGGGACGTTCATCAGCGTGGCGACCGTCCGCATGCTTCCACCGAGTGCACTCTCGAGATACCGCACACGCGGACGGAGATACTCGTTCGTTGCTGGCGACTCCAGGGCCGTGCGCTCACCGATTGCCGCAAGCTCCGCCTGCGCTTCTTCCAGCGTCCGCCCCGGAGCAATGCGACCGAAGATCCGGACCGACGGACCCTCCCCTCGCGCGAACTGCACGGCTCGATCGCGCAGCGGGACCCAGAACTCCTGGTTGGACGGAAAACCAAAACGCTCCGGCATCACGCCCACGATCGTCATCGGCGTGCGGCCAACCCTCAGAATGCGACCACGCACGTCACCGCCGTCCAGCAGCCGCTGCCAGAGATCGTAGCCGATCACGACCACGTCAGGCGCATCCGCGGCGACGTCCGACGCCAGCAGCGTCCGCCCCTGGATCGGCTGGACCCCGAGGAGTGCAAACATGTCCGGGGTCGCACGCGCGCCCCGTGCGGTCACGTACCGCCCGTCCTCCGCCGTCACCAGCGCGTCCATCTGCGACACGGCAGTCAGCTGTTCCAGCGACCGCACACCATCGCGCCACAGCTCGAAATCGTGCAGCGCCCGCGCGTCGCTGTCCCCGCTGCGATCGTCGAAGTTGTCGAGGATGACGACCTGGTCCGCGTCCGGAAAACCGAGCGACGGTCGGGAGATGTATCCGCTGAACTCGAACCACGCACTCGCGACGCCCACCGCAACCGCGATCGCCAGTATGCCCGCAATCGTCAGCCCCGGATACTTGATCAACATCCGGAACCCGAGCTTCACATCCAGCCTGAGGCTGCTGAGCCACGCAAGACCGCGCGCCTCACGCACCGCCTCGCGGTGCTTGTCCACTCCCCCGAACGCCAGGGAAGCGCGTCGCCGGGCCTCTCGTGCACCCAGGCCGTCCTCGCGCATGCGACGCTGCGCCTCCATCTCGACGTGGAACTCCATTTCCTCGGCGGTCGCGTCATTCTCGCGCTCGGCAAGGAAGAGTGCGCGCAGGCGCTCGCGGATGGCAGAAATCAGTCTCATGGCGGTGCCGGGACTCCTGTAGATGGTCGACACCATGATGGGGGGTTGTTCTGTAGACGGACAAGAGGATGGGACGGGTAGGGCTCTTGTAAGGCTGAACGGCGGGCTTTGGGCGGTGGGTGGAGGGAGGCGGGTGGCGGACACTTCGGGAGGGACGGCGGGTGGTGGGCGGCGGGGTCACCGGCGTCCGACCGCGCCCTGGGACGCGGGTCGGCTGCCGGTCACCGGTGGCGTTACTTCGCGGGCCTCTGCACCTCGTAGCGGAGCTGCGCGAAGCCGGGGCCCATCTGCTGGACGGAAACGAGGCGCATCGGCGGGGTGGTGATGGCGCGGGGGAGGAGGGGCGCGCCGGCACCGAGCGTGACGGAGCCGATGGTGACGATCAGCTCGTCGAGGAGTCCGTGGTCCCAGAACTGGCCGACCAGGTCGCCGCCACCGACGAGCCAGATGTCCCTGCCGCCGGCGGCGGCGGCCATCTGCTCGTGGACCGGGCGGACGTCGCCCTTCACGAAGCGGATATCGGCACCGACGACACCGGGCAGGGAGCGCGTGCTGAACACCCAGGTCGGCTGCGAGTACGGCCATGGGCGCGTGTTGCCGGCGTCGAGCAGCTTCTCGTGGTCGAGGATCCACTCGTACGTGGTCGAGCCCATCGCGATCGCGCCGATGCGCGGGATGAACTGCACGTAATCCGCCTCGCCTTCCCCCTCGAGCTGGAAGAGCCACTCCAGGGAGTTGTTCGGGTCGGCGATGAAGCCGTCGAGGCTGGTAGCCGTGTAGTAGATCGTCTTCATGCAATCACCAGGAGTTTTGACAGCCGCGCGCGACTTTCCGTTAACCACATGAGACGAACGAGCCTGCCTGTTCCTGTCATGGCGGGTGGTCAGCCGGTGCTCTGCATCGCTGCGGCGATGCCGTTGATGCTGAGGAAGAGCAGGCGTCGGAGCTCGTCGGTTTCGTCCTCCCCCGTGTGCCGCGCCCGGTCGTAGCGCTGGAGCAGCTCGACCTGCAGCAGGTTGAGCACGTCCGTGTACGGGTTGCGCAGCTCGATGGAGCGGCGGATCACCGGTGAGCGTTCCAGCAGGCTGGCGGAGCGGGTGACGCGCAGCAGCGCCGTGCTGCTGCGGTCGAACTCCTCCGCGATGCGCCGATGCAGGTCCATTCCATCCACGCGCCGTGCGTAGTGTTCGGCGATCGGCAGGCGGGAGCGCGCCATCTCGCGCTCGGCGTTCTCGATCACGGCGGCGAGGAACGGCCAGCTCGTGTGCAGGCGCTGGAGCAGATCGAGTGACCCGTCCTCCTGCAGCAACTGCTCGAGCGCGCTGCCGATGCCGTACCACCCCGGCACGATGTAGCGCGTCTGTGTCCAGGCGAATCCCCAGGGGATCGCGCGCAGGTCGTCGAACGCCACGTCTTCTGCGGACTTGCGTGACACGGGTCGCGACGCGATGGGCAGCCTGCTGATGTGCTCGATGGGCGTGACGCGGATGTACCAGGGCCAGAAGGCCTGGTCGTCGATGAGTCCGCGGTACGCGCGCATGGACGCCTGTGCGATCCGGTCCATGATCGCATAGGCTTTCTCGTCGGCGGGTGAGGCAGCCTGTGTCTGCGGCGCAGTGGAGAGCAGCACGGCGCTTACCAGCTGTTCGGTGTGCCGGTGCGCAATGCCGGGCAGCGCATACCGGAACGAGATCACCTCGCCCTGCTCGGTCAGTCGGATGCGGCCGTTCTGTGCGGGTGCCGGCATCGCGGAGATCGCGAGGTTGGCGCGCCCGCCGCCGCGACCGACGGTGCCGCCGCGACCGTGGAACAGCCTGAACTCGACGTCGTGCTCGCGGCAGACACGGCCGAGTGCATCCTGGGCGCGGTGCAACGCCCAGTTGGCCATCCAGTAGCCGCCGTCCTTGTTGCTGTCGGAGTAGCCGAGCATGAGCTCCTGGAACCGGCCGCGCGCCTGCAGCTGCATGCGATACACGGGATTCGCGAAGAGCGCGCGCATGTAGTCGCCGGCGTGTGCGAGGTCGTCGATCGTTTCGAAGAGCGGCACGAAGTCCAGGTCGCTCTCCAGCGCATCGTCGCCCACGCGCAGCAGCCCGCTTTCCTTTGCGAGCAGCATGGGCTCGAGCAGGTCGCTCACGTCGTGGGTCATGCTGACGATGAAGCTGCCCACGGCCTCCGGATCGCGCAGCCGCGCGTCGGCCACAACGGCGAAGGTTTCGAGTGCGTCGCGGGCAGCGTCCGGGACGTCGTCTGCGCCGACGAGCTTCTGCGGCATCCGCAGCACACGCTCGAGGAGCGCGACGCGTTCCGGCTCGGTCCGCTCCGCGTAATCGTCGCAGATCCCGGCGGTCTCGAGCAGCGCCGCGACGGCCTGCTCGTGAATTGCGCTGTGCTGGCGAACGTCGATCGCGGCAAGGTGAAAGCCGAAGGTGGCGGCGAGCACGCGCAGGCGGGCGATGCGGCCGCTGCGCACGATGGTGTCGTAGCCGCGCTCGGCGAGTGCGTCGGCAATGGCGTCGAGGTCGGCGCGGTACTGCGTCGCGTCGTATGGCGCTGGCGGCTCTGCGGAGTCACCGTCGCCACCGAGCAGCGACGCGATGCGTCGCTTCATCGAGTCGATCAGCCGGCGGTACGGCTCCTCCGCCTCGCCGCCGGCCGACAGCGCTCCGTGCCGCGCGAGTGCAGCCCGCAGCGAGGCAGGCAGGTCGGTGCTGCGATGCGCGATGCTGAGCTCTTCGTGCAGTGCGTCCAGCTCCGCGTGGTGCAGCTCGAGCGCCGTACGCCGATGACGTTCGAGCGTCCAGCGGGTCACATCGGCCGTCACGAAGGGGTTCCCGTCCCGGTCCCCACCGATCCAGGAGCGCCAGCGCAGCACGGCCGGCACCTGGACGCGGGCGCCGTAGTAGCGTTCCAGCGCGCGCGCCAGGTCGCGATGGATCCGGGGCGCCACGTCCCAGACGGTGCTGCGCAGGAAGAAGAGTCCCTGCTCCACCTCGTCGTGCACGCTCGGCCGCTCCTCGCGCACGACGTCGGTCGCTGCGAGCAGCATGATCTGGGCGTAGATCGCGTCGGCAGCCTCGTCCACTTCGCCACTCGTTGCATCCGGCCTGCGCAACGCCGTCAGGAGCTCTGCAATGCGGCGCTGCTTGAGCAGGATGGTGCGACGTCGGGCCTCCGTCGGGTGCGCCGTGAACGTGGGCTGGATGTCGATGCGGGCGAGCATGGCGCGCAGCTCGCCGAGCGAGACGCCCGCACCGTGCAGCCGCCTGACAGCATCGTCGATGGACTCGGGGCGCGGTGCATCGTCAGGGTGGCGCGGCGAGCGCTCGCGGTTCACGCGCAGGATCTCCTGGCGCTCCGCCTGGTTCACGAGGTGAAAGAATGCGGCGAACGCGCGCAGCAGCCACTGCAGCTCGCCGGTGCTCAGCGTGCGCAGGCGTTCTGCGGCCCGTTCGCGCAGCGCGGGATCGTCTTCCTGCAACGCCCGTTTGCAGAGCGTGCGCAGCTCCTCGACCAGCGCGAGCATGTCGCTGCCGGCCCGCTCCTCGACCACGCTGCCCAGCAGGCCGCCGAGCAGGTTCACGTTTTCGCTGAGGGGACGCGAGATGCCCGTGCCCTCCGCCTGTATGTCGATGCCGCGGATCCTCTCGATCATGGGTCGATAATAGCACCGATACGGCTTGCGACGAGTCCGCG is drawn from Longimicrobiales bacterium and contains these coding sequences:
- a CDS encoding ABC transporter permease translates to MRLISAIRERLRALFLAERENDATAEEMEFHVEMEAQRRMREDGLGAREARRRASLAFGGVDKHREAVREARGLAWLSSLRLDVKLGFRMLIKYPGLTIAGILAIAVAVGVASAWFEFSGYISRPSLGFPDADQVVILDNFDDRSGDSDARALHDFELWRDGVRSLEQLTAVSQMDALVTAEDGRYVTARGARATPDMFALLGVQPIQGRTLLASDVAADAPDVVVIGYDLWQRLLDGGDVRGRILRVGRTPMTIVGVMPERFGFPSNQEFWVPLRDRAVQFARGEGPSVRIFGRIAPGRTLEEAQAELAAIGERTALESPATNEYLRPRVRYLESALGGSMRTVATLMNVPFLLFLVVVCGNVASLVIARTSTRMNEIALRSAIGASRGRIVAQLVAEALVLTTAGVALGLAMTWYGMEHGMPIFWEVQQSRPPYWFDGGLSWQTLAYGGLLAVVAALMIGGIPALKATGPRLRQHLTSAGGGAAGLRFGAISTGMIVLQVALCVAFLPIAFTMAQGAIASTGSAAVFPAEEYLTGRIASASNLEDSADPAPAADSAAAQGADAGRRDELRRRLLAEASIQAVAFASWLPGFNHPVDDLLFEADSSEVKVTRTLEIDPEYFRVMNMRVIAGRGFGTGDYTDEPRVAIVDEEWAGENLAGSPLGQRFRYPKLNGEAGLRWYEVVGVVRGAEEAIGPGSGVAIFVPLDSSRLAGLQLFARTSVPPATLTPRIHDIVGAIDPDLNVQNLMSLDAQWRPVERGNLLLGGLVTAIALVILLFALNGTYALLSFTVSRRTREIAVRAALGADPRRILRSIFSRALLQIGLGIVIGAVLVSFAVLEDPNGLPLVAGVAVLMLLAGIAACVLPARRALRIQPTEALKGE
- a CDS encoding dihydrofolate reductase family protein, which gives rise to MKTIYYTATSLDGFIADPNNSLEWLFQLEGEGEADYVQFIPRIGAIAMGSTTYEWILDHEKLLDAGNTRPWPYSQPTWVFSTRSLPGVVGADIRFVKGDVRPVHEQMAAAAGGRDIWLVGGGDLVGQFWDHGLLDELIVTIGSVTLGAGAPLLPRAITTPPMRLVSVQQMGPGFAQLRYEVQRPAK
- the ppc gene encoding phosphoenolpyruvate carboxylase — its product is MIERIRGIDIQAEGTGISRPLSENVNLLGGLLGSVVEERAGSDMLALVEELRTLCKRALQEDDPALRERAAERLRTLSTGELQWLLRAFAAFFHLVNQAERQEILRVNRERSPRHPDDAPRPESIDDAVRRLHGAGVSLGELRAMLARIDIQPTFTAHPTEARRRTILLKQRRIAELLTALRRPDATSGEVDEAADAIYAQIMLLAATDVVREERPSVHDEVEQGLFFLRSTVWDVAPRIHRDLARALERYYGARVQVPAVLRWRSWIGGDRDGNPFVTADVTRWTLERHRRTALELHHAELDALHEELSIAHRSTDLPASLRAALARHGALSAGGEAEEPYRRLIDSMKRRIASLLGGDGDSAEPPAPYDATQYRADLDAIADALAERGYDTIVRSGRIARLRVLAATFGFHLAAIDVRQHSAIHEQAVAALLETAGICDDYAERTEPERVALLERVLRMPQKLVGADDVPDAARDALETFAVVADARLRDPEAVGSFIVSMTHDVSDLLEPMLLAKESGLLRVGDDALESDLDFVPLFETIDDLAHAGDYMRALFANPVYRMQLQARGRFQELMLGYSDSNKDGGYWMANWALHRAQDALGRVCREHDVEFRLFHGRGGTVGRGGGRANLAISAMPAPAQNGRIRLTEQGEVISFRYALPGIAHRHTEQLVSAVLLSTAPQTQAASPADEKAYAIMDRIAQASMRAYRGLIDDQAFWPWYIRVTPIEHISRLPIASRPVSRKSAEDVAFDDLRAIPWGFAWTQTRYIVPGWYGIGSALEQLLQEDGSLDLLQRLHTSWPFLAAVIENAEREMARSRLPIAEHYARRVDGMDLHRRIAEEFDRSSTALLRVTRSASLLERSPVIRRSIELRNPYTDVLNLLQVELLQRYDRARHTGEDETDELRRLLFLSINGIAAAMQSTG